The Vulpes vulpes isolate BD-2025 chromosome 8, VulVul3, whole genome shotgun sequence genome has a window encoding:
- the LRIG2 gene encoding leucine-rich repeats and immunoglobulin-like domains protein 2 isoform X1, which translates to MAPAPQGVREEPLRDRGSGPLSRLLVLAQAVLLLLPAARAGLCPAPCSCRIPLLDCSRRKLPAPSWKALSSPLPPDAASLDLSHNRLSNWNISLESETLREVKMNYNELTEIPYFGEPTSNITLLSLVHNIIPEINAEVFQFYPALENLDLSSNIISEIKTSSFPRMQLKYLNLSNNRITILEAGCFDNLSSSLLVVKLNRNRISMIPPKIFKLPHLQFLELKRNRIKVVEGLTFQGLDSLRSLKMQRNGISKLKDGAFFGLDNMEELELEHNNLTEVNKGWLYGLRMLQQLYVSQNAVERISPDAWEFCQRLSELDLSYNQLTRLDKSAFVGLSLLERLNLGDNRVTHIADGVFRFLSNLQTLNLRNNEISWAIEDASEAFSGLTSLTKLILQGNQIKSITKKAFIGLESLEHLDLNNNAIMSIQENAFSQTRLKELILNTSSLLCDCHLKWLLQWLVDNNFQHSVNVSCAHPEWLAGQSILNVDLKDFVCDDFLKPQIKMHPETTVALRGTNVTLTCSAVSSSDSPMSTVWRKDGEILYDIDIENFVRYQQQAGEAVEYTSVFHVFNVNFTDEGEYQCIVTNHFGSNYSNKAKLTVNEMPSFLKTPMDLTIRTGAMARLECAAEGHPAPQISWQKDGGTDFPAARERRMHVMPEDDVFFIANVKIEDMGIYSCMAQNIAGGLSANASLTVLETPSFIRPLEDKTVTRGETAVLQCIAGGSPSPRLNWTKDDGPLLVTERHFFAAANQLLIIVDAGLEDAGKYTCIMSNTLGTERGHIYLNVISSPNCDSSQSSIGHEDDGWTTVGIVIIVVVCCVVGTSLIWVIVIYHMRRKNEDYSITNTEELNLPADIPSYLSSQGTLSEPQEGYSHSEAGSHQQLMPPANGYLHKGTDGGTGTRVICSDCYDNANIYSRTREYCPYTYIAEEDVLDQTLSNLMVQMPKETYLAHPPQDAPTLESLILAADREMASFPTNHERINEKKLPSTQMSSETLQRPLWNISKELGLPHPPFSQQPVLERSQLHQNEGLAESGPDCSTSPMPCYRLHDHTFDFSRTRNIQDGGEGT; encoded by the exons GGATCTGAGTCATAATCGGTTGTCTAACTGGAACATCAGCTTGGAATCTGAAACGTTACGAGAAgt GAAAATGAATTATAATGAGCTAACAGAAATCCCATATTTTGGAGAACCAACCTCTAATATCACTCTACTCTCATT agtcCATAATAtaatcccagaaataaatgcagAAGTGTTTCAGTTTTACCCTGCTCTCGAGAATTTAGATCTCAGTTCAAATATAATATCAGAAATTAAGACGTCTTCATTTCCTCGAATGCAGCTTAAATACCT gaatTTGAGTAATAATAGGATAACCATCTTAGAGGCTGGTTGCTTTGATAATTTATCTAGTTCCTTACTAGTGGTAAAATTAAACAGGAACAGAATCAGCATGATTCCACCCAAGATTTTCAAGCTACCTCACCTTCAGTTCTT GGAACTTAAGAGAAACAGGATTAAAGTGGTGGAAGGTCTGACATTCCAAGGGCTTGACTCCTTAAGATCTTTGAAGATGCAGCGGAATGGTATTAGCAAACTTAAGGATGGAGCTTTTTTTGGCTTGGATAACATGGAAGAACT AGAACTAGAGCATAATAACCTTACAgaagtgaacaaggggtggtTGTATGGCTTGCGAATGTTACAACAGCTCTATGTGAGCCAGAATGCTGTTGAAAGAATCAGTCCTGATGCATGGGAGTTCTGCCAAAGACTATCTGAACT TGATTTGTCCTATAACCAGTTGACACGCCTGGATAAATCTGCCTTTGTGGGTCTAAGCTTACTGGAAAGACTGAATTTAGGGGACAACAGAGTCACTCACATTGCTGATGGTGTATTTAGGTTTCTTTCCAATCTTCAGACACT AAACTTAAGAAACAATGAAATTTCATGGGCCATAGAAGATGCAAGTGAAGCTTTTTCTGGACTCACAAGTCTCACTAAATT AATCTTACAAGGAAATCAAATTAAGTCAATTACAAAGAAAGCATTCATTGGTCTTGAATCCCTTGAGCATCT aGATTTGAACAACAATGCTATAATGTCTATCCAAGAAAATGCTTTTTCTCAGACTCGCTTGAAAGAACT GATTCTGAACACAAGCAGTTTACTCTGTGACTGCCATTTGAAGTGGTTGCTTCAGTGGCTGGTTGATAATAACTTCCAGCATTCTGTGAATGTAAGCTGTGCACACCCTGAATGGCTGGCAGGGCAAAGCATCCTGAATGTGGATCTGAAAGATTTTGTCTgtg atgATTTTCTCAAGCCACAGATAAAAATGCATCCTGAAACTACAGTTGCTCTAAGAGGCACGAATGTGACTCTGACGTGCAGTGCAGTGAGCAGCAGTGATTCACCCATGTCTACTGTGTGGCGCAAAGATGGTGAAATCCTGTATGACATCGATATTGAGAATTTTGTTCGTTATCAGCAGCAAGCTGGAGAAGCTGTAGAATATACAAGCGTCTTCCATGTTTTCAATGTGAATTTCACAGATGAAGGAGAATATCAGTGCATCGTTACTAATCACTTTGGTTCTAATTATTCTAATAAAGCCAAACTGACTGTGAATG AGATGCCATCTTTCCTGAAAACGCCAATGGATCTTACTATTCGCACTGGTGCCATGGCCAGATTAGAGTGTGCTGCAGAGGGGCACCCTGCACCTCAGATTTCCTGGCAGAAAGATGGTGGCACTGACTTCCCTGCGGCTCGAGAGAGACGCATGCACGTCATGCCTGAGGATGATGTCTTCTTCATTGCCAACGTGAAAATAGAAGACATGGGAATCTATAGCTGCATGGCACAGAACATAGCTGGGGGTCTCTCTGCAAATGCCTCACTCACAGTATTAG agACACCCTCATTTATCAGACCCCTGGAGGACAAGACAGTAACCCGAGGTGAAACTGCAGTATTACAGTGCATAGCTGGAGGGAGTCCTTCCCCTCGCCTCAACTGGACCAAAGATGACGGGCCACTGCTGGTGACAGAACGGCACTTCTTTGCTGCAGCAAATCAGCTTCTCATCATTGTTGATGCTGGCCTGGAAGATGCAGGGAAATATACCTGCATTATGTCTAATACCCTTGGGACAGAACGTGGTCACATTTACCTAAATGTCATTTCATCCCCCAATTGTGACTCTTCCCAGAGTAGCATTGGGCATGAAGATGATGGCTGGACCACAGTTGGCATTGTCATCATTGTTGTGGTTTGCTGTGTTGTGGGCACCTCTTTGATCTGGGTCATTGTTATTTACCACATGAGAAGGAAGAATGAAGACTATAGTATCACAAACACAG AGGAGCTTAATCTGCCTGCAGACATTCCCAGCTACTTGTCTTCCCAAGGAACACTGTCGGAGCCACAGGAAGGCTACAGCCACTCTGAGGCAGGCAGTCATCAGCAACTTATGCCTCCTGCTAATGGATATTTACACAAGGGCACTGATG GTGGCACTGGTACCCGGGTTATTTGCTCCGATTGCTATGACAATGCCAATATCTACTCCAGGACCAGAGAATACTGCCCATACACCTATATTGCTGAGGAAGATGTTCTAGATCAGACACTGTCCAACCTCATGGTCCAGATGCCCAAGGAGACATACTTGGCACATCCTCCCCAAGATGCCCCTACCCTGGAGAGCCTGATATTGGCAGCAGACAGAGAGATGGCTTCCTTTCCCACCAACCATGAGAGGATAAATGAGAAGAAACTTCCCTCCACACAGATGAGCAGTG AAACATTGCAGCGGCCTCTGTGGAACATAAGCAAAGAACTAGGCCTGCCTCATCCTCCGTTTTCCCAGCAGCCAGTCCTTGAGCGATCACAACTCCATCAAAATGAAGGTCTGGCAGAGAGTGGCCCAGACTGTTCCACTTCTCCCATGCCCTGTTACAGGTTGCACGACCACACTTTTGATTTTAGTAGGACTCGGAACATTCAGGATGGTGGAGAGGGCACATGA
- the LRIG2 gene encoding leucine-rich repeats and immunoglobulin-like domains protein 2 isoform X2 encodes MNYNELTEIPYFGEPTSNITLLSLVHNIIPEINAEVFQFYPALENLDLSSNIISEIKTSSFPRMQLKYLNLSNNRITILEAGCFDNLSSSLLVVKLNRNRISMIPPKIFKLPHLQFLELKRNRIKVVEGLTFQGLDSLRSLKMQRNGISKLKDGAFFGLDNMEELELEHNNLTEVNKGWLYGLRMLQQLYVSQNAVERISPDAWEFCQRLSELDLSYNQLTRLDKSAFVGLSLLERLNLGDNRVTHIADGVFRFLSNLQTLNLRNNEISWAIEDASEAFSGLTSLTKLILQGNQIKSITKKAFIGLESLEHLDLNNNAIMSIQENAFSQTRLKELILNTSSLLCDCHLKWLLQWLVDNNFQHSVNVSCAHPEWLAGQSILNVDLKDFVCDDFLKPQIKMHPETTVALRGTNVTLTCSAVSSSDSPMSTVWRKDGEILYDIDIENFVRYQQQAGEAVEYTSVFHVFNVNFTDEGEYQCIVTNHFGSNYSNKAKLTVNEMPSFLKTPMDLTIRTGAMARLECAAEGHPAPQISWQKDGGTDFPAARERRMHVMPEDDVFFIANVKIEDMGIYSCMAQNIAGGLSANASLTVLETPSFIRPLEDKTVTRGETAVLQCIAGGSPSPRLNWTKDDGPLLVTERHFFAAANQLLIIVDAGLEDAGKYTCIMSNTLGTERGHIYLNVISSPNCDSSQSSIGHEDDGWTTVGIVIIVVVCCVVGTSLIWVIVIYHMRRKNEDYSITNTEELNLPADIPSYLSSQGTLSEPQEGYSHSEAGSHQQLMPPANGYLHKGTDGGTGTRVICSDCYDNANIYSRTREYCPYTYIAEEDVLDQTLSNLMVQMPKETYLAHPPQDAPTLESLILAADREMASFPTNHERINEKKLPSTQMSSETLQRPLWNISKELGLPHPPFSQQPVLERSQLHQNEGLAESGPDCSTSPMPCYRLHDHTFDFSRTRNIQDGGEGT; translated from the exons ATGAATTATAATGAGCTAACAGAAATCCCATATTTTGGAGAACCAACCTCTAATATCACTCTACTCTCATT agtcCATAATAtaatcccagaaataaatgcagAAGTGTTTCAGTTTTACCCTGCTCTCGAGAATTTAGATCTCAGTTCAAATATAATATCAGAAATTAAGACGTCTTCATTTCCTCGAATGCAGCTTAAATACCT gaatTTGAGTAATAATAGGATAACCATCTTAGAGGCTGGTTGCTTTGATAATTTATCTAGTTCCTTACTAGTGGTAAAATTAAACAGGAACAGAATCAGCATGATTCCACCCAAGATTTTCAAGCTACCTCACCTTCAGTTCTT GGAACTTAAGAGAAACAGGATTAAAGTGGTGGAAGGTCTGACATTCCAAGGGCTTGACTCCTTAAGATCTTTGAAGATGCAGCGGAATGGTATTAGCAAACTTAAGGATGGAGCTTTTTTTGGCTTGGATAACATGGAAGAACT AGAACTAGAGCATAATAACCTTACAgaagtgaacaaggggtggtTGTATGGCTTGCGAATGTTACAACAGCTCTATGTGAGCCAGAATGCTGTTGAAAGAATCAGTCCTGATGCATGGGAGTTCTGCCAAAGACTATCTGAACT TGATTTGTCCTATAACCAGTTGACACGCCTGGATAAATCTGCCTTTGTGGGTCTAAGCTTACTGGAAAGACTGAATTTAGGGGACAACAGAGTCACTCACATTGCTGATGGTGTATTTAGGTTTCTTTCCAATCTTCAGACACT AAACTTAAGAAACAATGAAATTTCATGGGCCATAGAAGATGCAAGTGAAGCTTTTTCTGGACTCACAAGTCTCACTAAATT AATCTTACAAGGAAATCAAATTAAGTCAATTACAAAGAAAGCATTCATTGGTCTTGAATCCCTTGAGCATCT aGATTTGAACAACAATGCTATAATGTCTATCCAAGAAAATGCTTTTTCTCAGACTCGCTTGAAAGAACT GATTCTGAACACAAGCAGTTTACTCTGTGACTGCCATTTGAAGTGGTTGCTTCAGTGGCTGGTTGATAATAACTTCCAGCATTCTGTGAATGTAAGCTGTGCACACCCTGAATGGCTGGCAGGGCAAAGCATCCTGAATGTGGATCTGAAAGATTTTGTCTgtg atgATTTTCTCAAGCCACAGATAAAAATGCATCCTGAAACTACAGTTGCTCTAAGAGGCACGAATGTGACTCTGACGTGCAGTGCAGTGAGCAGCAGTGATTCACCCATGTCTACTGTGTGGCGCAAAGATGGTGAAATCCTGTATGACATCGATATTGAGAATTTTGTTCGTTATCAGCAGCAAGCTGGAGAAGCTGTAGAATATACAAGCGTCTTCCATGTTTTCAATGTGAATTTCACAGATGAAGGAGAATATCAGTGCATCGTTACTAATCACTTTGGTTCTAATTATTCTAATAAAGCCAAACTGACTGTGAATG AGATGCCATCTTTCCTGAAAACGCCAATGGATCTTACTATTCGCACTGGTGCCATGGCCAGATTAGAGTGTGCTGCAGAGGGGCACCCTGCACCTCAGATTTCCTGGCAGAAAGATGGTGGCACTGACTTCCCTGCGGCTCGAGAGAGACGCATGCACGTCATGCCTGAGGATGATGTCTTCTTCATTGCCAACGTGAAAATAGAAGACATGGGAATCTATAGCTGCATGGCACAGAACATAGCTGGGGGTCTCTCTGCAAATGCCTCACTCACAGTATTAG agACACCCTCATTTATCAGACCCCTGGAGGACAAGACAGTAACCCGAGGTGAAACTGCAGTATTACAGTGCATAGCTGGAGGGAGTCCTTCCCCTCGCCTCAACTGGACCAAAGATGACGGGCCACTGCTGGTGACAGAACGGCACTTCTTTGCTGCAGCAAATCAGCTTCTCATCATTGTTGATGCTGGCCTGGAAGATGCAGGGAAATATACCTGCATTATGTCTAATACCCTTGGGACAGAACGTGGTCACATTTACCTAAATGTCATTTCATCCCCCAATTGTGACTCTTCCCAGAGTAGCATTGGGCATGAAGATGATGGCTGGACCACAGTTGGCATTGTCATCATTGTTGTGGTTTGCTGTGTTGTGGGCACCTCTTTGATCTGGGTCATTGTTATTTACCACATGAGAAGGAAGAATGAAGACTATAGTATCACAAACACAG AGGAGCTTAATCTGCCTGCAGACATTCCCAGCTACTTGTCTTCCCAAGGAACACTGTCGGAGCCACAGGAAGGCTACAGCCACTCTGAGGCAGGCAGTCATCAGCAACTTATGCCTCCTGCTAATGGATATTTACACAAGGGCACTGATG GTGGCACTGGTACCCGGGTTATTTGCTCCGATTGCTATGACAATGCCAATATCTACTCCAGGACCAGAGAATACTGCCCATACACCTATATTGCTGAGGAAGATGTTCTAGATCAGACACTGTCCAACCTCATGGTCCAGATGCCCAAGGAGACATACTTGGCACATCCTCCCCAAGATGCCCCTACCCTGGAGAGCCTGATATTGGCAGCAGACAGAGAGATGGCTTCCTTTCCCACCAACCATGAGAGGATAAATGAGAAGAAACTTCCCTCCACACAGATGAGCAGTG AAACATTGCAGCGGCCTCTGTGGAACATAAGCAAAGAACTAGGCCTGCCTCATCCTCCGTTTTCCCAGCAGCCAGTCCTTGAGCGATCACAACTCCATCAAAATGAAGGTCTGGCAGAGAGTGGCCCAGACTGTTCCACTTCTCCCATGCCCTGTTACAGGTTGCACGACCACACTTTTGATTTTAGTAGGACTCGGAACATTCAGGATGGTGGAGAGGGCACATGA